From the genome of Sphingobacterium kitahiroshimense, one region includes:
- a CDS encoding single-stranded DNA-binding protein: MNITGRLTRDAEVRTTSNGKQVVNFSVAVNDSYKTKQGERVEQTAYFDCSYWRTPNAVKILTKGLLVEVTGRVSTRAWVGKDGEAKAGLNFHTSDFKPLAGGRRAETIQATAQSESNGFTTQGVDDDLPF, from the coding sequence ATGAACATCACAGGAAGACTGACAAGGGATGCGGAAGTACGCACAACGTCAAACGGAAAACAAGTAGTAAACTTTTCAGTAGCGGTAAACGACAGCTACAAAACCAAACAGGGCGAACGAGTGGAGCAAACCGCCTATTTCGACTGCTCATATTGGAGAACCCCGAACGCAGTGAAGATACTCACCAAAGGTCTATTGGTAGAAGTGACTGGCAGGGTAAGCACAAGAGCGTGGGTAGGCAAAGACGGAGAAGCAAAGGCAGGTTTGAACTTTCATACCTCTGACTTCAAACCGCTTGCAGGAGGCAGGAGAGCCGAAACCATACAGGCTACTGCACAATCTGAAAGCAACGGATTTACAACACAGGGAGTAGATGACGACCTCCCATTTTAA
- a CDS encoding site-specific integrase, which translates to MEQTKKSTFKLLFYLKKNELKKNGNAPIMARITIDGTPKTFGTKLEINPNNWDLKYGRVEGKSATALSVNQKLDNIRGRIDKIYEDMLKHEGFATAQKVKLSFLGVGVMEDAILKVFKDQNEDFEKMVAKGKRSQSTYSKYNTVYNHLSEFIRERYHRDDMAFRELTSDFIREFDFFLRIDKECTHNTVWVYTMPVIALAELAIKKGLIRDNPFEDYEISMEETDRSYLLKEDVETLMLLKPSKPRYELVKDLFIFSCFTGLSYIDIKKLKWSNIQSFFDGHQWIISRRKKSDVASNVRLLEIPKRIIEKYRGVTRNDFVFPMPSNATCNTHIGKLIEEASIVTEQKVTFHTARHTFATMFLTEGVPLESLSKMMGHKNISTTQIYAKITSQKISKDMDLVAPKFQAMEEAFLAAI; encoded by the coding sequence ATGGAACAGACAAAAAAGTCCACGTTCAAACTGCTTTTCTACCTGAAAAAGAACGAACTGAAAAAGAACGGTAATGCACCAATTATGGCACGTATTACCATTGATGGAACACCTAAAACTTTCGGAACAAAGTTAGAAATCAATCCTAATAATTGGGATTTAAAATACGGAAGAGTTGAGGGAAAGAGTGCCACCGCTTTGAGCGTTAACCAAAAATTGGATAACATACGTGGACGTATCGACAAGATTTACGAAGATATGCTGAAGCACGAGGGGTTTGCAACCGCCCAAAAAGTAAAGCTCTCGTTTTTAGGTGTTGGTGTAATGGAAGATGCCATACTAAAAGTCTTTAAAGACCAAAACGAAGACTTTGAAAAAATGGTCGCTAAGGGAAAACGCTCTCAAAGCACATATAGCAAGTACAACACTGTTTACAATCACCTTAGCGAATTTATAAGGGAGCGTTACCATCGTGACGATATGGCTTTCCGAGAACTCACTTCTGATTTTATCCGTGAGTTTGATTTCTTTCTTCGCATTGATAAGGAATGTACCCATAATACGGTTTGGGTTTACACAATGCCAGTTATTGCTTTGGCAGAATTGGCTATCAAGAAAGGCTTGATACGGGATAATCCTTTTGAAGATTATGAAATCAGTATGGAAGAAACCGACCGCAGCTACCTTTTAAAAGAGGATGTGGAAACTTTAATGCTCCTGAAACCATCTAAGCCCCGATATGAACTTGTAAAAGACCTTTTTATTTTCAGTTGCTTTACAGGGCTTTCTTACATTGATATTAAGAAACTGAAATGGAGCAATATCCAGTCTTTCTTTGATGGACACCAATGGATAATCAGCAGGAGGAAGAAATCAGATGTTGCCTCCAACGTCCGTCTTTTGGAAATCCCCAAACGCATCATTGAGAAATATCGTGGAGTTACAAGAAATGATTTTGTATTCCCAATGCCATCCAATGCGACTTGCAACACGCATATAGGTAAACTTATTGAGGAAGCGAGTATTGTTACAGAACAGAAAGTTACATTCCACACCGCCCGTCACACATTCGCCACAATGTTTTTGACCGAGGGCGTACCGCTTGAAAGCCTTAGCAAAATGATGGGGCATAAAAATATTTCCACCACACAGATTTACGCCAAAATCACAAGCCAAAAAATCAGTAAGGATATGGATTTAGTTGCCCCAAAATTTCAGGCTATGGAAGAAGCATTTTTAGCCGCAATCTGA
- a CDS encoding glutathionylspermidine synthase family protein: protein MKIKHLTIDPNWKSRLTAIGYGYHSDHDEPYWIDNYYYEITSNEADTIYQATAEVWDMCLKAVEHVIANKLYALFHIPDHMVPHIEQSWESESPSIYGRFDFAYDSSKRKLKLLEFNADTPTSLFECGIVQWYWKNHYFSESVDQFNSVHEQLITSWKDIKPYLKGDILYFTCAKETLEDLTNVEYLRDTATQAGIQTQLIYIDDIGWNGNSFIDLEGDSIQSIFKLYPWEWMVHEEFGHHILNDINKTQWIEPSWKMILSNKAILPILWDLFPHHDNLLPAYFEEQRTLRNYIKKPILSREGANIAMYYDKELIYSTSGAYGHEGYIYQELATLHKEESGFSIIGSWIIGQEPCGISFRESTMPITTDKSRFVPHIIKH from the coding sequence ATGAAAATTAAACATCTTACGATTGATCCAAATTGGAAATCTAGATTAACGGCTATTGGATATGGTTATCATTCGGATCATGATGAACCTTACTGGATAGATAATTATTACTACGAAATCACTAGTAATGAAGCAGACACTATTTATCAAGCAACAGCTGAGGTTTGGGATATGTGTCTAAAAGCAGTTGAACATGTGATTGCAAATAAGCTTTACGCTTTATTTCATATTCCCGATCATATGGTACCTCATATCGAACAGTCGTGGGAAAGTGAATCTCCTTCAATTTATGGTCGTTTTGATTTTGCTTATGATAGCAGTAAAAGAAAATTAAAGTTACTGGAGTTTAATGCGGATACACCGACTTCTTTATTTGAGTGTGGCATTGTCCAGTGGTATTGGAAAAACCATTATTTTTCAGAATCAGTCGATCAGTTTAATAGCGTACATGAGCAATTGATCACTTCTTGGAAAGATATTAAACCTTATCTCAAAGGTGATATTTTGTATTTCACTTGTGCAAAGGAGACATTGGAGGATCTGACCAATGTAGAATATTTAAGAGATACGGCCACACAAGCTGGCATCCAAACACAATTGATCTACATCGACGATATCGGTTGGAATGGAAATTCATTTATTGATTTAGAGGGTGACTCGATCCAATCTATATTTAAATTGTATCCTTGGGAATGGATGGTACATGAGGAGTTTGGGCACCATATTCTCAATGATATCAATAAAACTCAATGGATAGAGCCTTCATGGAAAATGATACTGTCTAACAAAGCTATTTTACCCATATTATGGGATTTGTTTCCGCATCATGATAACTTATTGCCAGCTTATTTTGAAGAGCAGAGAACACTTAGGAATTACATTAAAAAACCTATTCTATCCAGGGAGGGTGCTAATATCGCAATGTATTATGATAAGGAGCTCATTTATTCAACATCTGGTGCATATGGACATGAAGGGTATATTTATCAAGAGCTGGCCACACTTCATAAAGAAGAATCGGGTTTTTCTATCATAGGCAGCTGGATTATTGGACAGGAACCGTGTGGTATAAGTTTTAGAGAATCGACTATGCCCATCACCACGGATAAGAGTCGATTTGTTCCGCATATCATTAAGCATTGA